tgataggaaaatcgtatgaaaatattgatagaaaaattttaccgatttagttgttagttagaaaaagaaattattgaagaaattgggtaaaaacaaggtatcgagacttctatctcgtaaaaccgattcgaaaataattttataaatatttatgaaatgttattaatgtggtattaaaatttcgttaggaaattttaatgtttgggtagtcaattaaatgaaaaggactaaattgtaataggtgtaaaagttgctagaatgattaaatagcttaagagtctaatgagaaaggatttaaaaggaaattagacccaaaagttatttggacTGGACGGCAAGGATATAAAATCagaagaaaaattgataaattaagggtaaaattggaatattgcaaaattaactaaataaagctaggattaaataggaaatatctagatttctcttcatttttcttcaattccagcagctaaaaatgccataagagggttctctaagctggtatttcataatttttgcaccaagcgAGCTAaaccttgcctttttcttgtaatttttgtgtttctaagacttttgcaactaggtcctactattaaattcattagtttttgatttcatggatgaaattgaaagtcaccatgatTGAGTTCTGTACTTTATGATGAAatggaatgaaattaaagctttaatttatttatgagatgattttattaggtaatttcaatagaaattaatttttaggacctaattgtggaaatgtttggaattaaagcctattgctgaaattctgatttttaagggttgtaaactagtttaaagtgatataataaagtgttaattgagaaaaatcatctcaattgagaggctaattgagtagggacaaaattgttatttattaaaagcttaggggaaaaatggtaataaacggCTTGAActaacaatattggacagcagcagtagactaactttgaaaaatcaccataaattgtaggaatcgaattagaagatgaacaaaacatgaaattaaatcttattgagtctagtttctcatagaataaacatgtaagcaatggatttgtaaattttgagatataataaattttgtgagacaaggtcagaatgaattcgagtttccctgttttgactttgaaaaatcataaaaaattgaataaaaataattaggggcttaaatttatatgtatagaatcctgaatgagtatattttcaagagaaataaatgggaacatcatccaaattctgtatgaagagataattaatttttagtgaagaagggtcagaactgttggacagctgaaaaggggtgactttaaagaataaactgtacttattggctaaaccaaaaattctgaaaattttatggtaagaagatatgtgagtctagtttcagagaaaattatcGGATCCTAATTTGTAGTTCTgcagctcaagataaaaataatttagtgactatgactcaagtagacagctttgaatgaactataaataatagttgaattatagagaatgttgcatatgaacatgaaatgtattcaattgataattaaatttatttatttagatccaaaagattcaaatacgaagctagatcgaggaaaggaaaaagttcggaattagtagattttttgtttacaaacaagtatcaaggtaagttcgtgtaacttgaattatatttttaaatgcttgaaatgtatgttattgatgtgaatatgatttgaatgttcattgtatgaaaattgatgaaacattgatatatttgataaaaagcgGAAGAAATCCCTATTggatggaaggaaaattcgatggatctctgaaaaagaattgacggtaaaaaggatctagcccgaacgggtgatcctatcctgatatagccctcccgaagaatatgtggaaaatggatttagcccggacgggtaatccgaattagggtctgaatttagcctggactggtaattcagatccaagctcattagagtaattgtcattgcaggggatttagcctgaactggtaatcccgacaatactctatgtgtaacggcctaattttcagtggtgtcggaaatggtgatttgagatcactaaatccgacaaataagattgaacaagatagtaatttaatatttatgagtcaagtaagaatttagaagaatttgtgaaatgatgaaattagtgaattaaaagaatttattaggtcaaacgggtcaaaaacgaggtatcgagacctcgaatttgaaaatcaagctataaaatatttttataaatatttatgaagtttcatttagctagtattaaagtttggttgagaaattttaacgattaggtagtcaattaaataaaaaggattaaattgtaataaaaataaattttgctaaaaggattaaatagctcaagtgttaaaatAAGGaagatttaaagggaaattaagcctaaaagtgaataggctggacggcaaaggcaagaaaatcagcagaaaaataagggaaataaaggcaaatttggaaattttacaactttaacatataaaataagaataaaattgaagaatctagagatctcttcatattttatcagccaaaacgccatagaaggtctggagaaagctggtttttcatattttacatcatgtaagtttaattctttcttttttcttgataatttttatgtttttgtgacttttacaactaggtccatatgtttaattcattagtttttgattatatggataattttgaaagtttccatgaataagtgctgaaattttatgatgatttatcatggaattgaggttttaattctattatataatgattttatgaagagattttcATAGAAATCattatttaggacctaattgtgaaagttataaaattagggttttgtgatGAAACTTTGAATGTCAAAGGctgtgaaatagtttataatgtttaaataaagtgttatttgagaagaattagttcaattgatgaataaattgagcagagactaaattgtaaaaattgaaaagtttagggtaattgtgtaatttcgacaatttaagggcataaattgtgaaatagaatagaattgaaatggatgctaatgaaggaatgattttataattatagatcaagaaaacgaactgaatcgtggaaaggagaaaattcaagaatagtccctgaatttctacgacttttgcaaattagtccaggtaagttcatgtggcaaagttcaatgttttgatatgaaaatcttatgattgttaaagtattttattgttgatgaatactatcaatttgcattaactaataaataatgtgtaactaaaagtacaaattagtaggaacaatggatttgtgtgcttctattctgtgaccctgatgaattgacgaaaaatatgtgataagtgctcccgtttaagaccatagctgggctatggcatcggtgcaatgtgataatgtgactccatataagaccatagctgggctatggcatcggtataatatgataatgtgattccgtataagaccatgtctgggatatggcttcggtatgatatgtgaaccgtgtaagaccatggcaagactatggcttcggtgtgtgatgcgtaacaatgtgaaagtccatagtttactatggcaatgtgataatgaagcactcaattcccttattgttccctaatttgacaatgaagtaaatgagaaatgggcctaagggagttaaattgtgagtagccatatggaaattattccaatgagttattaatgaaattgtgatttggaggatgaaatagttaaactaatagatatatgattgtgtacaatatttgatatgatttgtgtttttatgcctatgagcttactaagcttcaataagcttatttgtgtgtgtttgataatttcttttgtagattgaattaaagagaagttggtagatcggatcaacacaacagggcacactattcagatcaattccggtagtttttgttttatgtttaagatttatatggcatgtatagagtttgaatgaattgaagtaaagatgttataaactagttaacaatatttgtactaaaacagtttttggtaagtagcagtagtttgactttgaaaattcaccataaattgtggaaattgagttaagggctgagaaaaaaatgagattaaagcctaattagtctagtttcatatagaggaaacggtgcatgcaattggattttatgttatgagatatttaaattgtggtgagacagagtctgaatgacttcgagttcccctgttctgattttagaaaatcattaaaaatttcacaaaaataattatgagtcatactgtatatgtatggattcctcattgggtctatttttaagataaacaaatggcatggttatttgaatttttgtacagagagaaatttggTTCATAGTGCATAGGGGtcaaagtagccaaaccctgaaataggggaggatttaactaataaactgtattaattggaccaaccaaaaattatataaaaaaattggtaagtatatatatgagtataaattttgggaaaatttacgaatttggatttcgagttttataactcgagatatgaattatttagcaactatgacgcagttggagAGCTTGTCtaaaaagtatgatataaattatctgaatttggttaagtgctcaaataagtttagtagtgccttgtgctcgactccggcaacggtctcgggtaaggggcattacactatgagtttatattacaggggatttagcctggactggtaatcccgctgcaaggttgaggttcgcgggagtgtgctctctgaaatggaaatgtgcgcacatgaatatgatttgacggacccggaattgtaaactaaaagtgtacctctgaaaaattcatcgaaattccgataaatttaacgggataaatatggaaaaataacaagaaaatggaaatcatggtattgatgaacacatcaatcatggtatatattattggtacatgaaaattattgtactaacttaaatgttgagtttgtaaatgttagggtaataatgcattgaatggatataggaatgtttattgtattgtattgaaaatattaggtaagtataattcttgttacatgagcttactaagcacaaagtgcttaccctatttccttttcctctgttttgtagtgttaagagctctcGGAgatcggatttggtcggagacacatcacactatcaaccttaGGACTTCggaatataaagaaactttattttggaaattaatggcatgtataagctattaaagtaaatgattctatgaaatgaatgtaaggtcagccaatggtatggctaacaaatcttggtttaGTTATGTGATAAGGTTATCTTAtaaaaatgcatgaatctatcttgaaaatatgttgaattggattggttgatttgaATTGATCTCGatataatattgcagggaaggttagatatctgtaaagggattatattgagtttttcaaaaaaaaaattaattcgtaaactccggtaatatctcgtaccctattccggcaatgaatacgggtagggggtattacagaTGGTGTTGTGTTCggctttttttatttaaataacccaaataatttaattaagtactaAAATGATCATCCTTttaattaaacatcaaaataagttGAAATCTACAGTAAAAATTAGTAGAGTCAAATTATATGGCGCCACCAACTTGCCACGTCAGCAGGgagcataaaaaattaattttttggtggaACCATGTAAAATAGCTTCACCTGTATAAATATGATGAAAATGCTACAAGTTCTAGAAAAATAGGGGACTTCAAAGCAATTTTCCATTTTCTGGTGGAGCCAACTTAAATGGCGTCACCACACACCcttcttttacttctttttttaataaaaatttttaaaaaggtttttaaaaaaatttatttaaaaattttaaatgtttaaatattattaaaaatatatttaatatttaaaaataatatttaatattttaaaaaataatttcaaaaatatatatttcaaatttaaaagtatatttttgaaattattttattttatttaaaaatatatttttaaaaatatatttaaaatttaaaatttagaaaaattaatttcaaaaatatatttttaaaatatataagacatattttcaaaaaaataatattcaaaatttaaaaaataatttaaaaataatatttaaaattttaaaaaatatattataaaacatttcaaatatacatgtcaaaatttttaaaattaataacaaaaaataaataaaataaataaacaaaagaaaaaaatataaaactcaaaaaaagaaaaaaaattaaagaaaaaagacaaaagttaaataaaaaagtacaaaaaaaaaagtaaaagaagggTGTCAGGTGGTGGCTAAGTTGGCTCCAtcagaaaatagaaaattactttGAAGTCctctatttttttagaatttgtaATATTTTCATGATATTTATAGAAGTGACGTCATTTTAAATGGCtccactaaaaaattaattttttatgctcCCTGCTGATGTGGCAAGTTAGTCGCGTCATATaatttggctccaccaacttttactgtagatttcaagttattttaatatttaattaaaaaaatggatcattctaataattaattaaattatttgagttatttaaataaaaaaatgcctGTTCTAACACTAAGGTTTTGTTTGATAGAGAGAAAAGGAGATTAAAAAGGTGAAAATTTTAAGGGttagaaaaatagaaagatagaaaatatataaatggaaagaagaaaaataaaatataattttgaattaaattagtaAGTCTTTCCCTCTAATTGTTGGTGGAAATTTTGCTTATCCAGAGTAGGTGCTGGCTGCGCtcctattttcttttcaaatccctTTAGTCTTCATATGTGAATCCCAAACATCGTCACTGCTCTCCTCAAACCTTTTGTCGTTTTCATTAAGTGCATGTTATAAATAACCAAGAACAAAATCCTTTCCAATCCAATATTTCAAATCCCTTTAATCTTCTTGATCGATAAAACACCCCACCCAGATTGTTAGTTTGCAATCCCATCAAATCATCTATCATCAATTGCCTAACGTTTCCTTTTTGGTTTATTGCCGTCTCCCATAAATCTAATCTAAgttgttttaaagaaataaaatgagctgGTGGTGGGCTGGTGCTATCGGAGCTGCTAAGGCAACTCTCTTTTTTCATTGGCTTGCTGGATTTCTGTTTACCCTTCACGAAAttgattctttttctttgttttaatttttgcagAAGAAATTTGAGGAAGATGAAGCACCGAAAAGCCTCAAGAGCGTTGGGCTGATCATTGGAGTCACCGGCATAGTTGGCAATAGCTTGGCTGAAATCCTCCCGTTATCCGACACTCCCGGCGGCCCATGGAAAGTATACGGGGTGGCTCGTCGGCCCAGACCCAACTGGAACGTCGACCATCCAATCGAGTACATTCAATGCGATGTATCCGACCCGAATGATACCGAATCGAAGCTCTCTCAACTTACCGACGTCACCCATATCTTCTACGTCACCTGGACCAACCGAACATCCGAAGCCGAGAATTGTGAGATCAACGGTTCCATGCTTCGCAATGTTTTGCGTTCCGTGATCCCAAACGCACCCAATCTCCGCCACATCTGTCTACAAACAGGAGTCAAACATTATCTTGGACCGTTCGAGTTGTTGGGTAAAATCCAACTGCATGAGTCGCCTTTCACTGAAGATTTACCGCGGTTGAATGCTCCCAATTTTTACTACCATCAAGAAGACATCCTCTTTGAAGAAATCGAGAAAAAAGAAGGATTAACCTGGTCGGTGCACCGACCCGCAGTCATATTCGGGTTTTCGCCTTACAGTTTAATGAACCTCGTTGGCAGTCTTTGCGTTTACGCGGCCTTTTGCAAACACGAGGGCAAACCGTTATACTTTCCTGGGAGCAAAGCCGCTTGGAACTGTTATTTTGAAGTTTCGGATGCGGATTTGATTGCGGAGCAACATATATGGGCGGCGGTGGATCCGTATGCAGAAAACGAAGCCTTTAATGTGACTAATGGGGACGTTTTCAAGTGGAAGCATTTGTGGAGCGTTTTGGCAGAGCAATTTGGGATAGAAGAATTTGGGTTCGTGGAAGGGGAGAACCGGGGGTTGGAGGAGATGATGAAAGGGAAGGAAGGAATTTGGGAAGAAATAGTGAAGGAGAACCAGTTGCAGAAGACGAGTTTGCAGGAGGTGGGAAATTGGTGGTTTACGGATGCGA
The sequence above is drawn from the Gossypium hirsutum isolate 1008001.06 chromosome A05, Gossypium_hirsutum_v2.1, whole genome shotgun sequence genome and encodes:
- the LOC107958171 gene encoding 3-oxo-Delta(4,5)-steroid 5-beta-reductase translates to MSWWWAGAIGAAKKKFEEDEAPKSLKSVGLIIGVTGIVGNSLAEILPLSDTPGGPWKVYGVARRPRPNWNVDHPIEYIQCDVSDPNDTESKLSQLTDVTHIFYVTWTNRTSEAENCEINGSMLRNVLRSVIPNAPNLRHICLQTGVKHYLGPFELLGKIQLHESPFTEDLPRLNAPNFYYHQEDILFEEIEKKEGLTWSVHRPAVIFGFSPYSLMNLVGSLCVYAAFCKHEGKPLYFPGSKAAWNCYFEVSDADLIAEQHIWAAVDPYAENEAFNVTNGDVFKWKHLWSVLAEQFGIEEFGFVEGENRGLEEMMKGKEGIWEEIVKENQLQKTSLQEVGNWWFTDAILSAPLQLPLVSMNKSKEHGFLGFRNSQNSFVTWIDKMKAYKIVP